One Euphorbia lathyris chromosome 1, ddEupLath1.1, whole genome shotgun sequence DNA segment encodes these proteins:
- the LOC136202332 gene encoding bidirectional sugar transporter SWEET17-like isoform X3, with the protein MPYICKFINAYFWVYYGILKPNSTLVATVNAFGALCEIIFIILFLIYASPTLRARTGMLFGALDVAFPAAVTLVAQLLFKRKAQIDIAGFFCVCFSMAAYGSPLSAMKTVIRTKSVEYMPFLLSFFLFINGGVWSLYAILTADWFIGLPNGTGFGLGTTQMILYAIYYKGPNSLNKESLLPLSD; encoded by the exons ATGCCATACATATGCAAGTTCATAAATGCATATTTTTGGGTATACTATGGAATTCTGAAGCCTAATAGTACTCTTGTGGCTACTGTTAATGCCTTTGGTGCTCTTTGTGAGATTATTTTCATCATCCTTTTCCTAATTTATGCTTCTCCTACATTGAGG GCTAGAACTGGCATGTTATTTGGGGCATTGGATGTGGCATTTCCAGCAGCAGTAACACTAGTGGCTCAACTGTTGTTCAAAAGAAAAGCACAGATAGATATTGCTGGTTTCTTCTGTGTTTGCTTCAGTATGGCTGCATATGGTTCACCTCTTTCAGCTATG AAAACAGTGATAAGAACAAAGAGCGTGGAGTACATGCCATTCCTGCTGTCATTTTTTCTATTCATCAATGGTGGAGTTTGGAGTTTGTATGCTATCCTTACTGCAGACTGGTTCATTGGA TTACCAAATGGGACAGGATTTGGTCTTGGAACAACTCAGATGATTTTGTATGCAATTTATTATAAAGGACCAAACTCACTCAACAAAGAATCACTTCTTCCACTATCTGATTGA
- the LOC136202332 gene encoding bidirectional sugar transporter SWEET17-like isoform X2 has product MAALITTFGLVGNITTGLVYLAPIKTFWRIVVNRSTEEFESMPYICKFINAYFWVYYGILKPNSTLVATVNAFGALCEIIFIILFLIYASPTLRARTGMLFGALDVAFPAAVTLVAQLLFKRKAQIDIAGFFCVCFSMAAYGSPLSAMKTVIRTKSVEYMPFLLSFFLFINGGVWSLYAILTADWFIGDLVLEQLR; this is encoded by the exons ATGGCTGCCTTAATTACCACTTTTGGACTAGTTG GCAACATCACTACAGGACTAGTCTATCTTGCTCCTAT TAAAACATTTTGGAGAATAGTGGTGAATAGATCAACAGAAGAATTTGAAAGCATGCCATACATATGCAAGTTCATAAATGCATATTTTTGGGTATACTATGGAATTCTGAAGCCTAATAGTACTCTTGTGGCTACTGTTAATGCCTTTGGTGCTCTTTGTGAGATTATTTTCATCATCCTTTTCCTAATTTATGCTTCTCCTACATTGAGG GCTAGAACTGGCATGTTATTTGGGGCATTGGATGTGGCATTTCCAGCAGCAGTAACACTAGTGGCTCAACTGTTGTTCAAAAGAAAAGCACAGATAGATATTGCTGGTTTCTTCTGTGTTTGCTTCAGTATGGCTGCATATGGTTCACCTCTTTCAGCTATG AAAACAGTGATAAGAACAAAGAGCGTGGAGTACATGCCATTCCTGCTGTCATTTTTTCTATTCATCAATGGTGGAGTTTGGAGTTTGTATGCTATCCTTACTGCAGACTGGTTCATTGGA GATTTGGTCTTGGAACAACTCAGATGA
- the LOC136202332 gene encoding bidirectional sugar transporter SWEET17-like isoform X1, protein MAALITTFGLVGNITTGLVYLAPIKTFWRIVVNRSTEEFESMPYICKFINAYFWVYYGILKPNSTLVATVNAFGALCEIIFIILFLIYASPTLRARTGMLFGALDVAFPAAVTLVAQLLFKRKAQIDIAGFFCVCFSMAAYGSPLSAMKTVIRTKSVEYMPFLLSFFLFINGGVWSLYAILTADWFIGLPNGTGFGLGTTQMILYAIYYKGPNSLNKESLLPLSD, encoded by the exons ATGGCTGCCTTAATTACCACTTTTGGACTAGTTG GCAACATCACTACAGGACTAGTCTATCTTGCTCCTAT TAAAACATTTTGGAGAATAGTGGTGAATAGATCAACAGAAGAATTTGAAAGCATGCCATACATATGCAAGTTCATAAATGCATATTTTTGGGTATACTATGGAATTCTGAAGCCTAATAGTACTCTTGTGGCTACTGTTAATGCCTTTGGTGCTCTTTGTGAGATTATTTTCATCATCCTTTTCCTAATTTATGCTTCTCCTACATTGAGG GCTAGAACTGGCATGTTATTTGGGGCATTGGATGTGGCATTTCCAGCAGCAGTAACACTAGTGGCTCAACTGTTGTTCAAAAGAAAAGCACAGATAGATATTGCTGGTTTCTTCTGTGTTTGCTTCAGTATGGCTGCATATGGTTCACCTCTTTCAGCTATG AAAACAGTGATAAGAACAAAGAGCGTGGAGTACATGCCATTCCTGCTGTCATTTTTTCTATTCATCAATGGTGGAGTTTGGAGTTTGTATGCTATCCTTACTGCAGACTGGTTCATTGGA TTACCAAATGGGACAGGATTTGGTCTTGGAACAACTCAGATGATTTTGTATGCAATTTATTATAAAGGACCAAACTCACTCAACAAAGAATCACTTCTTCCACTATCTGATTGA
- the LOC136202332 gene encoding bidirectional sugar transporter SWEET17-like isoform X4, whose translation MAALITTFGLVGNITTGLVYLAPIKTFWRIVVNRSTEEFESMPYICKFINAYFWVYYGILKPNSTLVATVNAFGALCEIIFIILFLIYASPTLRARTGMLFGALDVAFPAAVTLVAQLLFKRKAQIDIAGFFCVCFSMAAYGSPLSAMIR comes from the exons ATGGCTGCCTTAATTACCACTTTTGGACTAGTTG GCAACATCACTACAGGACTAGTCTATCTTGCTCCTAT TAAAACATTTTGGAGAATAGTGGTGAATAGATCAACAGAAGAATTTGAAAGCATGCCATACATATGCAAGTTCATAAATGCATATTTTTGGGTATACTATGGAATTCTGAAGCCTAATAGTACTCTTGTGGCTACTGTTAATGCCTTTGGTGCTCTTTGTGAGATTATTTTCATCATCCTTTTCCTAATTTATGCTTCTCCTACATTGAGG GCTAGAACTGGCATGTTATTTGGGGCATTGGATGTGGCATTTCCAGCAGCAGTAACACTAGTGGCTCAACTGTTGTTCAAAAGAAAAGCACAGATAGATATTGCTGGTTTCTTCTGTGTTTGCTTCAGTATGGCTGCATATGGTTCACCTCTTTCAGCTATG ATTCGTTGA